In Streptomyces qaidamensis, one DNA window encodes the following:
- a CDS encoding helix-turn-helix transcriptional regulator, producing MTILPPDPDLDALRLELARLRAARGWTYDELAARSGLARRTVIEIEQGRTIGTLKTWHALAHALGTPFDELFGTLCRGHDLPGASGD from the coding sequence GTGACGATCTTGCCGCCCGATCCGGACCTCGACGCGCTGCGGTTGGAGCTCGCGCGTCTGCGGGCCGCGCGCGGGTGGACCTACGACGAGCTCGCCGCCCGCAGCGGCCTGGCCAGGCGCACCGTCATCGAAATCGAGCAGGGCCGCACCATCGGCACGCTGAAGACCTGGCACGCGCTCGCCCATGCGCTGGGCACCCCGTTCGACGAGCTCTTCGGCACGCTGTGCCGCGGGCACGACCTGCCGGGAGCGAGCGGGGACTGA
- a CDS encoding DUF6083 domain-containing protein, translating to MRRSLQVTPNGASRLLRCGQSDRCRECGNRIEWYHRSDRRPVRLHPHELPTAQVPVAWRWHVSSGVANPAGDGSSWCRLPHAAVCPARDTPPPLPELAGLRRSLAVRSRRLIDTGTFTPAPASPDSPPSRPAVCRPARPIVQLLYVRYLAARPVDEILCVAQTRRRHRCTSPLLTSDAPAGTWKLMPTTAADGQLALPADVMAVYDLSRLPYAEQLRWRAQRCPQHATTPTAADLAVADFELFDPIRHHTHIHTRLPAPARRPGPAGRARQAARP from the coding sequence GTGCGCCGTTCCTTGCAGGTCACCCCCAACGGCGCGAGCCGGCTGCTGCGCTGCGGCCAGAGCGACCGGTGCCGCGAGTGCGGCAACCGGATCGAGTGGTACCACCGCAGCGACCGCCGGCCGGTGCGTCTGCATCCCCACGAACTGCCGACCGCCCAGGTACCAGTGGCGTGGCGCTGGCATGTCAGCTCCGGCGTCGCCAACCCGGCCGGGGACGGCAGCAGCTGGTGCCGTCTGCCGCACGCCGCCGTCTGCCCCGCCCGGGACACTCCCCCACCTCTCCCCGAGCTGGCCGGACTGCGCCGGTCGCTGGCCGTTCGCTCGCGCCGCCTGATCGACACCGGCACCTTCACCCCTGCCCCGGCCTCGCCGGACAGTCCGCCATCACGGCCAGCCGTCTGCCGGCCAGCCCGGCCCATCGTGCAGCTGCTGTACGTCCGTTATCTCGCCGCCCGGCCGGTGGACGAGATCCTGTGCGTCGCCCAGACCCGGCGCCGCCACCGCTGCACCAGCCCGCTACTCACCTCCGACGCCCCGGCCGGCACCTGGAAGCTGATGCCCACCACCGCGGCGGACGGCCAACTGGCCCTGCCCGCCGACGTGATGGCGGTATACGACCTCAGCCGCCTCCCCTACGCCGAGCAGCTGCGCTGGCGCGCCCAGCGCTGTCCGCAGCATGCCACCACCCCGACGGCCGCCGACCTGGCGGTGGCCGACTTCGAGCTCTTCGACCCGATCCGCCACCACACGCACATCCACACCCGCCTGCCCGCCCCCGCCCGACGCCCCGGCCCTGCGGGCCGTGCACGACAGGCAGCCCGACCGTGA
- a CDS encoding UvrD-helicase domain-containing protein: MRTPTDEQAHTVEAFEAGHHLVIQAGAGTGKTSTLGLLAASTRRRGRYLAFNKDIARDAATRFPRTVVCKTAHATAYAAVGHRYTSRLNSPRQPAWKTGQALGITHPVRIGSHEISPRALSHTVLRTVTRYCYSADRTLARHHVPNLRGLDTADEHAQLAQQALPFARKAWADLHDPDQGVVRFEHDHYLKMWALTEPRLEADFLFLDEAQDTNPVLEKVFAAQRAHAQLVMVGDSAQAIYGWRGARDVMTGFDAMPLTLTRSFRFGPLIAEEANRWLALTDAPIRLTGTETIPAQVGDLDCPDAVLCRTNIGAMTEVMRLLGDGHRVALTRGGHTLAALALAARDLKDGRRTSHPELVLFSSWGELQEYAEHDPAGGDLQPFVDLVDTHGPDAILAAINQLTEEKVADVTVSTAHTAKGREWPTVRIADDFPPPKDTDQQDAHGRPIPEPVSDTDARLAYVAVTRGRHHLDLGGLSWIGTHPATPPAA; this comes from the coding sequence TTGCGCACGCCCACCGATGAACAAGCCCACACCGTCGAGGCCTTTGAGGCAGGCCACCATCTCGTCATTCAGGCCGGCGCCGGAACGGGGAAGACCAGCACGCTCGGCCTGCTCGCCGCCAGCACCCGCCGCCGCGGCCGCTACCTCGCCTTCAACAAGGACATCGCCCGGGACGCCGCCACCCGCTTCCCCCGCACCGTGGTGTGCAAGACCGCCCATGCAACGGCCTACGCCGCCGTCGGCCACCGCTACACGAGCCGGCTCAACAGCCCCCGCCAGCCCGCGTGGAAGACCGGCCAGGCACTCGGCATCACACACCCGGTCCGCATCGGCTCCCACGAGATCAGCCCCAGAGCGCTGTCCCACACCGTACTGCGGACCGTGACCCGCTACTGCTACTCCGCCGACCGCACCCTGGCCCGCCACCACGTACCGAATCTGCGTGGCCTGGACACCGCAGACGAGCACGCCCAACTCGCACAACAGGCACTGCCGTTCGCCCGCAAGGCCTGGGCCGACCTGCACGACCCCGATCAGGGTGTGGTCCGCTTCGAACACGACCACTACCTGAAAATGTGGGCCCTGACCGAACCGAGACTCGAAGCGGACTTCCTCTTCCTCGACGAAGCCCAGGACACCAACCCTGTTCTGGAGAAGGTCTTCGCCGCCCAGCGCGCCCATGCCCAGCTCGTCATGGTCGGTGACTCCGCCCAGGCCATCTACGGCTGGCGCGGCGCCAGGGACGTGATGACCGGTTTCGACGCCATGCCCCTCACCCTGACCCGCTCCTTCCGTTTCGGCCCGCTGATCGCCGAAGAAGCCAACCGGTGGCTGGCGCTCACCGACGCCCCCATCAGGCTCACCGGCACCGAGACCATCCCCGCACAGGTCGGCGACCTCGACTGCCCCGACGCAGTGCTGTGCCGCACCAACATCGGCGCCATGACCGAGGTCATGCGCCTGCTCGGCGACGGTCACCGCGTCGCACTGACCCGCGGCGGGCACACTCTGGCCGCACTGGCACTCGCGGCCCGCGACCTCAAGGACGGCCGCCGAACCTCCCACCCCGAACTCGTCCTCTTCAGCTCCTGGGGCGAGCTGCAGGAGTACGCCGAACACGACCCCGCCGGCGGTGACCTGCAGCCCTTCGTGGACCTCGTCGACACCCACGGACCCGACGCCATCCTGGCCGCGATCAACCAGCTCACCGAGGAGAAGGTCGCCGACGTCACCGTCTCCACGGCCCACACGGCGAAGGGCCGCGAATGGCCCACCGTCAGAATCGCTGACGACTTTCCCCCGCCCAAGGACACCGATCAACAGGACGCGCACGGCCGCCCGATCCCCGAGCCGGTCAGTGACACCGATGCCCGCCTCGCCTACGTCGCTGTCACCCGCGGTCGGCATCACCTCGACCTCGGCGGCCTGTCATGGATCGGCACCCACCCCGCCACACCTCCGGCCGCCTGA
- a CDS encoding DUF6207 family protein, with product MKSINEAHVAQPGLAVVEVAAADDQTAFAIQEALAGRWATALADGATRVPGEPGVRLRCYLDVRQELGELT from the coding sequence ATGAAGTCGATCAACGAAGCACATGTGGCGCAGCCAGGCCTGGCCGTGGTTGAAGTCGCGGCCGCCGACGACCAGACCGCGTTCGCCATCCAGGAGGCTCTTGCCGGGCGGTGGGCGACCGCGCTGGCGGACGGTGCTACTCGGGTCCCTGGTGAGCCCGGCGTACGGCTGCGCTGCTATCTGGACGTGCGTCAGGAGCTAGGTGAATTGACCTGA
- a CDS encoding ankyrin repeat domain-containing protein has translation MSDYWTPAHQAVEQEDAEALARLLAAGSDPDEVFSNMTLLTHAIDVEGDGALQSGQPLTVHTTAVLLAFGADPELADPDGRTPMDMANHYGHDLAMKLLQTHISRRAAENR, from the coding sequence GTGAGCGACTACTGGACACCCGCGCATCAAGCGGTCGAGCAGGAGGACGCTGAGGCCCTGGCCCGGTTGTTGGCCGCTGGTTCCGATCCCGACGAGGTCTTCAGCAACATGACGCTGCTGACGCACGCGATCGACGTTGAGGGCGATGGGGCCCTGCAGAGCGGGCAGCCGTTGACTGTGCACACCACGGCCGTGTTGCTGGCCTTTGGTGCTGATCCGGAGCTCGCAGACCCAGACGGCCGTACCCCCATGGACATGGCCAACCACTACGGCCACGACCTGGCGATGAAACTGCTGCAGACCCACATCAGCAGACGAGCCGCCGAAAACAGATGA
- a CDS encoding NF041680 family putative transposase, with product MSLVHQGVLRDAFAEVSRFRSELYACLTTRGDALFELCDALLCTDGPVRTLVDLALAPEHRRGHGALYGGLNQGRIDVARLRRALTEVPLPRAADGRLVLAVDVSPWLRPDANTSANRAFCHTFGRGEGKHQMVPGWPYSVVAALETGRTSWTAVLDAVRLEPGADVAAVTTVQIREVVERLVTAGQWRPGDPEVLVVLDAGYDAPRIAHLLSDLPVEILGRLRSDRVMRRPTPSREEFHLANPKGGRPPKHGGEFVFGDAATWGTEQAVTATATRLYGKATAQAWDRLHPRLTHRAAWLDHNGPLPIIEGTVIRLAVEKLPSGGVNRPVWLWWSRIGATEADVDRCWQSFLRRFDIEHTFRLFKQTLGWTKPRLRSSEAADRWTWLVIAAYAQLRIARPLATDLRRPWEKPTEPNKMTPARVRRGFRNLHAKTGSPVGAPKPSRPGPGRPPGSKNRYPAIRHDVGRVLATGEAYSRPAHHKVGTKPRRTG from the coding sequence GTGAGTTTGGTGCATCAGGGCGTCCTGCGGGATGCGTTCGCGGAAGTGTCACGCTTCCGGTCGGAGTTGTACGCGTGTCTGACCACGCGGGGCGACGCGTTGTTCGAGTTGTGCGACGCGCTGCTGTGCACGGACGGGCCGGTTCGGACGCTGGTTGATCTCGCGCTCGCGCCCGAACACCGCCGAGGTCACGGGGCTCTGTACGGCGGACTCAACCAGGGCCGGATCGACGTCGCACGGCTGCGTCGTGCCCTGACCGAGGTGCCGCTGCCGAGGGCGGCGGACGGTCGGCTCGTACTGGCCGTCGATGTCTCGCCGTGGCTGCGACCGGACGCCAACACCTCTGCCAACCGTGCCTTTTGCCACACCTTCGGCCGGGGCGAGGGCAAGCATCAGATGGTGCCAGGCTGGCCGTACTCGGTGGTGGCTGCGCTGGAGACCGGCCGCACGTCCTGGACGGCGGTGCTGGACGCTGTCCGCCTGGAGCCCGGCGCCGACGTCGCCGCCGTGACCACGGTGCAGATCCGCGAGGTCGTCGAGCGGCTAGTCACCGCCGGCCAGTGGCGACCGGGTGACCCGGAGGTCCTGGTCGTGCTGGACGCCGGATACGACGCCCCGCGCATCGCCCACCTGCTGAGTGACCTGCCCGTCGAGATCCTCGGCCGACTCCGTTCAGACCGGGTGATGCGGCGTCCGACACCCTCCCGCGAAGAGTTCCACCTGGCCAACCCCAAGGGCGGCCGGCCACCCAAGCACGGCGGCGAGTTCGTCTTCGGTGACGCCGCAACCTGGGGCACCGAGCAGGCCGTGACCGCCACGGCCACCCGGCTCTATGGGAAGGCGACCGCGCAGGCATGGGACCGGCTGCACCCGCGGCTGACCCACCGGGCCGCATGGCTCGACCACAACGGGCCGCTGCCCATCATCGAGGGCACCGTCATCCGCCTAGCCGTGGAGAAGCTGCCCAGCGGCGGAGTCAACAGGCCGGTCTGGCTGTGGTGGTCGCGAATCGGCGCCACCGAAGCGGACGTCGACCGCTGCTGGCAGTCCTTCCTCCGCCGCTTCGACATCGAGCACACATTCCGCCTGTTCAAGCAGACCCTCGGGTGGACCAAGCCCCGGCTCCGCAGCTCGGAAGCGGCCGACCGGTGGACCTGGCTCGTCATCGCCGCCTATGCCCAGCTCCGGATCGCCCGCCCGCTGGCCACCGACCTTCGCAGGCCCTGGGAAAAGCCGACCGAGCCGAACAAAATGACACCCGCCCGCGTCCGCAGAGGGTTCAGAAACCTGCACGCGAAGACCGGCTCACCCGTCGGCGCACCGAAACCCTCCCGTCCCGGCCCAGGCCGACCGCCCGGCTCGAAGAACCGCTATCCGGCTATCCGTCATGACGTGGGACGCGTCCTCGCCACCGGCGAGGCATACAGCCGTCCCGCCCACCACAAGGTGGGCACCAAACCCCGCAGAACAGGCTGA
- a CDS encoding IS5 family transposase: MSDDEWALVRDLLPVPGWLAGRGGRPEGYCHRQMIDAIRYLVDNGIKWRAMPSDFPPWPRVYAFFARWRDAGLVAELHDRLRGAVREAEGRDQEPSAAVVDSQSVKADATVALTSRGFDAGKKINGRKRHLLTDTLGLLLAVLVTPASATDRDAARILLPTAKGRFGRLTRVWADGGYTGHLGDWSAAQLGVVLDIVRRSDDTRGFRVLPRRWVVERSLAWCLRSRRLVRDYERRTDTSEAVILWSMTMLMSRRLAARHRCPVPVRAA, translated from the coding sequence ATGAGCGATGACGAGTGGGCCCTGGTACGGGATCTGCTGCCGGTGCCGGGATGGCTGGCCGGCCGGGGCGGGCGGCCGGAGGGCTACTGCCACCGGCAGATGATCGACGCGATCCGCTACCTCGTCGACAACGGCATCAAATGGCGGGCGATGCCGTCGGACTTCCCGCCCTGGCCACGGGTGTACGCCTTCTTCGCCCGCTGGCGGGATGCGGGACTCGTGGCCGAACTGCACGACCGGCTGCGCGGTGCCGTCCGCGAGGCCGAAGGCCGTGATCAGGAGCCGAGTGCGGCAGTGGTGGACTCTCAGTCGGTGAAGGCGGACGCCACCGTCGCCCTCACCTCGCGGGGCTTCGACGCCGGCAAGAAGATCAACGGGCGCAAGCGTCACCTGCTCACCGACACGCTCGGTCTGCTGCTGGCCGTGCTGGTCACACCGGCCTCGGCCACCGACCGGGACGCCGCCCGCATCCTGCTGCCGACGGCCAAGGGGCGCTTCGGGCGGCTGACACGGGTATGGGCCGACGGCGGTTACACCGGCCATCTCGGCGACTGGAGTGCAGCACAGCTCGGAGTAGTCCTCGACATCGTCCGCCGCAGCGACGACACCCGCGGCTTCCGCGTCCTGCCCCGCCGCTGGGTCGTGGAACGATCACTCGCCTGGTGCCTGCGCAGCCGGCGCCTGGTGCGTGACTACGAGCGGCGCACCGACACCAGCGAAGCCGTCATCCTGTGGTCGATGACCATGCTGATGAGCCGCCGCCTGGCCGCCCGGCACCGGTGTCCTGTTCCGGTGCGGGCGGCATGA
- a CDS encoding helix-turn-helix domain-containing protein encodes MLLTTGQAAEELGCAVTTFRRLVQAGLLPGLSRRGVRVMIPLTAVQSLSARHHAALGRIEAKEIAVLRVNAAQRVGEPDRAWIGFATSLTPDDILKALRGWWRCDAASVAAGGVLPVTLSGYVVAVLTGLERWEKNNQGRCAFPDARLAGYITDLAAPQLVITSPVDADQRLAELLLGARLTSHSGGAIAYVPTNTTG; translated from the coding sequence GTGCTGCTGACAACCGGGCAGGCAGCCGAGGAGCTGGGCTGCGCTGTCACCACCTTCCGACGCCTCGTGCAGGCCGGACTGCTGCCCGGCCTCTCTCGCCGCGGCGTGCGGGTCATGATCCCCCTCACTGCAGTGCAATCCCTCAGCGCACGCCACCATGCAGCCCTCGGTCGGATCGAGGCCAAGGAGATCGCCGTACTGCGGGTCAACGCCGCCCAGCGAGTCGGCGAGCCAGACCGGGCCTGGATCGGCTTCGCGACTTCTCTCACCCCCGACGACATCCTCAAGGCGCTGCGTGGCTGGTGGCGATGCGACGCGGCCAGCGTCGCGGCTGGGGGAGTGCTGCCGGTGACCCTCTCGGGCTACGTGGTGGCCGTCCTTACCGGCCTGGAGCGGTGGGAGAAGAACAACCAGGGACGGTGCGCCTTCCCCGACGCCCGGCTGGCCGGCTACATCACCGACCTCGCCGCTCCGCAGCTTGTGATCACCTCCCCTGTGGACGCCGACCAGCGGCTCGCCGAGCTGCTGCTGGGCGCCCGGCTCACCTCCCACTCGGGTGGCGCGATCGCCTACGTCCCCACCAACACCACCGGCTGA
- a CDS encoding TnsA-like heteromeric transposase endonuclease subunit, translating into MTARFVNPAGIEHEAPWLEVAGEQRLEDCLPVRPFPVLKGRRVAPGWWWSATNHALVHYGFKAMRTQVMLLDHDPQVVALACRPVELLWRGRGGRVVSHAPHLMARLADGSGLLVDCVGRFGAGRRLVRRAVHLEAAAATAGWHYRLVGFPSSAVEANVRWLAGYRHPRCACGRLAEVAACFRTPRALIEGVRLLGDPIAVWPSVFHALWAGVLKTPLERPLHERAVAVTSGVGAER; encoded by the coding sequence ATGACAGCACGGTTCGTAAATCCTGCCGGTATCGAGCACGAAGCGCCGTGGCTTGAGGTGGCCGGCGAACAACGGCTGGAGGACTGTCTGCCCGTGCGGCCCTTCCCGGTGCTGAAGGGCCGCCGAGTGGCGCCGGGTTGGTGGTGGTCCGCGACCAACCACGCTCTGGTGCACTACGGATTCAAAGCCATGCGCACGCAGGTCATGCTGCTGGACCATGACCCGCAGGTGGTGGCACTGGCCTGCCGGCCGGTGGAGTTGCTGTGGCGGGGCCGGGGCGGCAGGGTTGTCTCCCACGCCCCGCACCTGATGGCGCGGCTGGCAGACGGCAGCGGGCTGCTGGTGGACTGCGTGGGCCGTTTCGGAGCGGGGCGCCGGCTGGTGAGGCGAGCTGTCCATCTTGAGGCCGCCGCTGCCACGGCCGGCTGGCACTACCGGTTGGTCGGGTTCCCGTCGTCCGCTGTGGAGGCCAACGTGCGCTGGCTGGCCGGCTACCGGCACCCGCGGTGCGCGTGCGGCCGGTTGGCGGAGGTGGCCGCGTGTTTCCGCACCCCGCGGGCCCTCATCGAGGGAGTGCGGTTGCTGGGGGATCCGATCGCAGTGTGGCCTTCGGTGTTCCACGCTCTGTGGGCCGGTGTACTGAAGACACCGTTGGAGCGTCCGCTGCACGAGCGGGCCGTCGCCGTGACCTCCGGGGTGGGGGCGGAGCGGTGA
- a CDS encoding DDE-type integrase/transposase/recombinase gives MSRPVLTVGTAVTCRGQAWTVAGVEGSMTSGARIWLARQEAEDGLAVFGLTELLGDPSFALAGGPPRLRVPQMGLLSTVSEDEQWRAFAVERHVREVETGQPTPGGEDPVRPQYDPDSTTLAQREQAKADELALQGWVGVSRATVRRWRGRYRADGVWGLVKKKGCGSTRLDRADPQLLEALRALLPEEALRSRSRGWKTRMRREVRWWLDDKHGEQAVAVPPKSTFNKLIDAVEESLGLQGTVAQRRARVSRPTPPFKPTLALRPGELVMMDSTPMDVLVVLDDGVAGRLELTTAVDVTTRSLWGVLRPAGSKLTDVAVLLAQMMTPMVMRPGWDASLSMAASVVPHEQLMGMDERLKDAAARPVIVPETVVVDQGKVFVSPATRAACESLGISLQPVPPANGPAKGHVERPFGSINSLFCQWLAGFTGSNVSERGSKVEKEPLRTVAEIQALWDEFVVHWHHRPHSGLRHPLMPKKALTPNQMWAALLPVAGYVPVPLAADDYVELLPVRWQPITDAGIRFDYRTYDDACLNDHRGQDSGVASEKGRWEVHYNPYDPVRIWVRLPEGFREVAWIHATSVALPFTHHVWEHICKVVERTGSREEHEAELALALDRFLRKAAGKEKLSAAERRVVAKSHASGAVPVPQGGLDVLDVPAPSFGLAGFYAVPDVDDETVPDEDEGDDAFDLSDDELETGRSAGGSFICNDTDPEMNDPWLP, from the coding sequence GTGAGCCGGCCGGTGCTCACGGTCGGTACGGCCGTCACCTGCCGCGGCCAGGCGTGGACCGTTGCGGGTGTCGAGGGGAGCATGACGTCCGGCGCGCGAATCTGGCTGGCCAGGCAAGAGGCAGAAGACGGTCTGGCGGTGTTCGGCCTGACTGAGCTGCTCGGTGATCCTTCCTTCGCTCTGGCGGGTGGTCCGCCGCGTCTGCGGGTGCCGCAGATGGGGTTGCTGTCAACCGTGTCTGAGGACGAGCAGTGGCGGGCGTTCGCGGTGGAACGGCATGTCCGCGAGGTAGAGACCGGGCAGCCCACACCGGGTGGCGAGGACCCGGTGAGGCCTCAGTACGACCCTGATTCCACGACGCTGGCCCAGCGCGAGCAGGCGAAGGCCGACGAACTGGCCTTACAGGGCTGGGTGGGCGTGAGCCGGGCAACGGTGCGCAGGTGGCGTGGACGCTACCGGGCGGACGGCGTGTGGGGGCTGGTTAAGAAGAAGGGCTGCGGCTCAACGCGGTTGGACCGGGCCGATCCCCAACTCCTCGAGGCGCTGCGCGCCCTGCTTCCTGAGGAGGCTCTTCGCTCCCGTTCCCGGGGGTGGAAGACGCGGATGCGGCGGGAGGTGCGGTGGTGGCTGGATGACAAGCACGGTGAGCAGGCGGTCGCGGTGCCGCCGAAATCCACGTTCAACAAACTCATCGACGCGGTGGAGGAATCGCTCGGGCTTCAGGGGACGGTGGCGCAGCGGCGCGCCCGCGTTTCGCGCCCGACCCCGCCGTTCAAGCCGACGCTGGCGCTGCGCCCGGGTGAGCTCGTGATGATGGACAGCACCCCGATGGACGTGCTCGTGGTCCTCGACGACGGGGTGGCCGGTCGGCTGGAGCTGACTACCGCTGTTGATGTGACGACGCGCAGCCTGTGGGGAGTACTGCGGCCAGCCGGCAGCAAACTGACCGACGTGGCGGTGCTGCTGGCGCAGATGATGACGCCGATGGTGATGCGGCCCGGCTGGGACGCCTCGCTGTCGATGGCTGCGTCGGTCGTGCCGCATGAGCAGCTGATGGGCATGGACGAGCGTCTGAAGGACGCGGCGGCTCGTCCGGTCATCGTGCCCGAGACGGTCGTGGTGGACCAGGGCAAGGTGTTCGTCTCGCCCGCCACCCGGGCCGCCTGCGAGAGCCTGGGGATCTCGCTGCAGCCCGTGCCTCCGGCCAACGGGCCGGCCAAAGGGCACGTGGAGCGGCCGTTCGGTTCGATCAACTCACTGTTTTGCCAGTGGCTGGCCGGGTTCACCGGTTCGAACGTAAGTGAGCGCGGCTCCAAGGTGGAGAAAGAGCCGCTGCGGACCGTGGCGGAGATCCAGGCGCTGTGGGACGAGTTTGTCGTGCACTGGCATCACCGCCCGCATTCTGGCCTGCGCCATCCGCTGATGCCGAAGAAGGCTCTCACGCCCAACCAGATGTGGGCGGCGCTGCTTCCGGTTGCGGGGTATGTGCCGGTGCCGCTGGCTGCGGACGACTACGTGGAGCTGCTGCCGGTGCGCTGGCAGCCGATCACGGATGCCGGCATCCGGTTCGACTACCGCACCTACGACGATGCCTGCCTCAACGACCACCGGGGGCAGGACTCCGGGGTGGCCTCGGAGAAGGGCCGGTGGGAGGTGCACTACAACCCCTACGACCCGGTCCGGATCTGGGTCCGGCTGCCGGAGGGGTTCCGTGAGGTGGCGTGGATCCACGCCACCTCGGTCGCCCTCCCGTTCACGCACCATGTCTGGGAGCACATCTGCAAGGTGGTCGAACGTACCGGCTCCCGCGAGGAGCACGAGGCCGAACTGGCCCTGGCCCTGGACCGGTTCCTGAGAAAGGCCGCCGGCAAGGAGAAACTGTCGGCCGCGGAGCGGCGAGTGGTGGCGAAGTCCCACGCTTCGGGGGCGGTGCCGGTGCCGCAGGGCGGACTCGACGTACTGGACGTGCCCGCCCCATCGTTCGGGCTGGCCGGCTTCTACGCCGTGCCCGACGTAGACGACGAGACCGTCCCCGACGAGGACGAGGGCGATGACGCCTTCGACCTCTCTGACGACGAATTGGAGACCGGCCGGTCTGCCGGTGGCTCCTTCATCTGCAACGACACGGACCCGGAGATGAACGACCCATGGCTGCCGTAG
- a CDS encoding ATP-binding protein has product MAAVVAAEDGSFDDEITPGAVTSCLLWQAEVSRPRLPAPPVEDPGWSQKALLGYHSEFVILRTPSMEQALTQLRLTLLVNNRQRGTARRGLIVSGPPGAGKSTTLAELGRSFERSERRRRPGAASWMPVAFASIPPLYTPKSLVQVLARFAGIPVHDRMTENTITNAVCHVLCERRTRLVFFDDVHLLNTRTRPGADTSDQVKTLMERVPATFVLAGVDVENSPLLTGPRGAQLAARCKILRTPPLLNGTPGQKAVWRALLGDVEGALRLPRHRPGTLIRHADYIHLLTGGVMASLSLLIREAAIRSIVDGSYAITKKLLSQVVLDIQATNAARATRKRRPGS; this is encoded by the coding sequence ATGGCTGCCGTAGTCGCCGCTGAGGACGGCTCCTTCGACGACGAGATCACTCCCGGCGCGGTCACCAGCTGCCTGCTGTGGCAGGCGGAGGTGTCCCGTCCGCGCCTGCCCGCGCCCCCGGTGGAGGATCCGGGCTGGAGCCAAAAGGCACTGCTGGGCTACCACTCCGAGTTCGTCATCCTGCGGACTCCGTCCATGGAACAGGCGTTGACCCAGCTCAGGTTGACGCTGCTGGTGAACAACCGGCAGCGGGGCACCGCCCGGCGCGGCCTGATCGTGTCCGGACCTCCCGGGGCGGGCAAGTCGACCACGCTCGCGGAACTGGGCCGGTCCTTCGAACGCAGCGAACGGCGCCGCCGGCCGGGCGCCGCCAGCTGGATGCCCGTGGCGTTCGCCTCCATCCCGCCCCTCTACACGCCCAAAAGCCTCGTCCAGGTCCTGGCCCGGTTTGCCGGTATCCCCGTCCACGACCGGATGACCGAGAACACCATCACCAACGCCGTGTGCCACGTGCTGTGCGAGCGCCGCACCCGGCTGGTGTTCTTCGACGACGTCCATCTGCTCAACACCCGTACCCGGCCCGGCGCCGACACTTCCGACCAGGTCAAGACCCTCATGGAGCGGGTGCCCGCGACATTCGTGCTGGCCGGTGTCGACGTGGAGAACTCGCCGCTGCTGACGGGTCCCCGCGGTGCCCAGCTCGCCGCCCGCTGCAAGATCCTGCGCACTCCCCCGCTCCTCAACGGCACCCCCGGGCAGAAGGCGGTGTGGCGCGCGCTGCTCGGGGACGTGGAGGGGGCGCTCAGGCTGCCCCGTCACCGGCCCGGAACGCTGATCCGCCACGCCGACTACATCCACCTGCTCACCGGCGGGGTGATGGCCAGTCTGTCCCTCCTGATCCGGGAAGCCGCGATCCGCTCCATCGTGGACGGGAGTTACGCGATCACGAAGAAACTGCTGTCCCAGGTGGTGCTCGACATCCAGGCCACGAACGCGGCCCGCGCCACCCGCAAGCGGCGCCCCGGCAGCTGA